The Fulvia fulva chromosome 1, complete sequence region GGATGCAGGGCCATGCGACTAGGGCGCCGACGCCGTAGAGGCAGAGACCCCAGATGAAGACGGCTTTGAAGCCGTAATGCCTCAAGAGCCAGTTGGCGTGGCCGAGTGAGGCGAGGGGGTAGGCGCCGAAGTAGGCGGCTTGGAGGCCGGAGCTGCGAGCGCGCGTGATGCCAAGGGTGTTTTGGAAGTGTTTGTTTAAGGTGTCGAGGAGGCCGTAACTGAAACCTGTGATGTTGTTAGTGGGGTGGCGGGAGGGGAAGGGGAGGGGAGGAGGACGGACCCcagaggaagaagaggaTTGTTACTAGGCAGAGGGGATCTGGGAGAAGGGTGTTAGTCGGTGAGTCTGTGAGATGACATTCCTTGGGGTGTTTTACAGATTGATTGTCGGAGTGTGAGTTTCGACGCTTGCGTTCGGGTTGTGTTGCCTGTCTTCAGGCTCATCTTCTTGAAGATTGCCATGATGGCGGTGGATCGTGTGAGGAACTCTCAATGGCAGCGTCGGCGGCTGTCGATGCTGCAGTGGACAGTGTTCACTCTCTTCGTAGCCTTCAGGCTCGATGATCAGACAGGAAGGTCAGACAGCAGAGAAGAAAGAAAGCTGTGCAGATCCGGATCAATGCTGCTGATGTTACATATGCCGTCAATTACCCTAACGCAAAAACGCACGAGGGTACAGTGCAGGTCTGTACAAACCTCGAACCATCATCGATGTTACAACCATGCACCGTCCATGCACCCCCCAGATCAACCAATCCTTCTCCCCCGCGCGGAGTGGAAACCTTGCTAGTGAAGTAGCATCGTGTGGGTGAGTTGCAGCATTCCCCGCACGCAGTGCGATTAGGCGTTCGGGTTAAAGTGGCGCGAAGGGTGATCAAGGTTACGACAATTGCCATCATTGGATTGTTGTGATGCATGGAGCATTGCTGGAAGAATTGCTGGTGATGCGGTAGTTGGTGTTTCGATTTTTCTTCGCACGTGGTGTATGCGAGGTTTCGCGAGCCGAAGGTGTTGGTCCTAGAGCATGTGGTGTCTGCCAAGACGATGTATCTGGAGTTGGCCAGTTTGCTGGTGTCTGACAGCATATGCTGCATGTCCACCCTCTTGGCTGCGTCGACATGACTTCAAATCGCTCGCTGCAGCGGATTCGGCTGTACACGATCGGATGGTCCAAAGTCCAGAGTGCGTTCAATTCCACACACCACCCCGGCATCTCACCTCTAAGCTCAACTCCTCTGATCCTGAAACCAAACCCGATCCCCTTCCTCAGTCGACCCTCCGCCTCGAACTCGGCGGCAACCCGTTCCCCTGCCCCTCCTCCCCTCCCCTCACCCCCGAAACCGCCTCCTCCACCAATCTCCTCAACTCCGCCTGCCCCGCCTCATCCTGAAAATCCTCCCTCGCCGCAAGTTCCTCAATCCTCCTCCTGAACTCCGGATCCGGCGCTTCTCCAGCCTCATCAGCCGCCATAGTCCCCACATTAACTTGCATCCCCTGCGGTACTGGAGGGGGTGGATGCACGCCAGCACCATTCGTAGCAGCCTCGGAAAGATCAGCAACGAGAGGACCAACAGTGAGTGATCTGAGGTAAGCAGCAACATCAGGCTGCTCATCCTCATCATCCAACTTCTCGGCCGCGATCTGGCCCTCATCGTTCCTGGCACTGGGGTCTGTGCCGAGTTCAATTAATTCCCTCGCCAACTTCACTTCCTCGACGTTGAAAAGGGCCGTTTCGCCATCTTCGTCTTTGATATTTGGATCCACATTGTAAGTTCGAATCAAAGCTCTCAGAAGGTCAGAGTGtccgtacgaagccgctgCGTGGACTAGACTGTAGCCGTGTGCGTCCTGTTTCGAGGCTAAGTGAGGGTGGGACTGGAGTTGTTGTAGGACTCGGTCTGGGTGCTCGGCTGCGAGGTTGAGGAGGAGGTCTGTTGTCGGAGTTTGCGTTTGCGCCATAGTAAGAGTTGGGATTATTTGGTTGTCGATTGTGTCAAAGAAATACCGAGAGGCGAATCTTGAATCTGGGAAGGTGCGTAAGCGAGATTTTGCTGAGTGTGGCAGAAAGTCGTGGCATTGGGCCAATTCTTTGGTTTGGGATCATATTTGGTCCACTATAAGCACGATATCGATGCTGATGATGCTCTTGGACATCTTGCATGACTCCTGACGCCCTGCTAGAATCCGACTCTATCCAAACCATCACTTCCACACTTCTGTACAAGTTCTCCACAGCCACAAAAGACCGTCGGCCGCGATGTGACCTCCATGCCACTCGATCAATCATTGTACCCCTTATCATGGAATCTGTTGCACGCGTTAGCAGTCGTCCAATGGAAATTTGCACGCTCACAACTTACACATATTCCTCATACGCCATCCCCCTCCACTCCCTACTCCTCGTCCCATCCGCATGCGTCGTCTCCGTCCACGGACTCGTCGGCGCCGTCACCTCACTCCACACCTGAAACAAATGCCTAAAATAACACATCTGCGCCGCCGGCGTAAAATACCGATCCCTGAACTTGGCCGCCGCGTTGTCGGCAATCTTCTTCGCCTTGGCGTTGTCCGCTAGCAGTTCATCCATCTTCCCAGGCAATTCTGTCCACGCCTTGTCGACGAGGACGTAGTTCTGGTTGGGACCTTCGTGCTCCAGCAGGTGATAGA contains the following coding sequences:
- a CDS encoding Ankyrin repeat-containing protein, encoding MAQTQTPTTDLLLNLAAEHPDRVLQQLQSHPHLASKQDAHGYSLVHAAASYGHSDLLRALIRTYNVDPNIKDEDGETALFNVEEVKLARELIELGTDPSARNDEGQIAAEKLDDEDEQPDVAAYLRSLTVGPLVADLSEAATNGAGVHPPPPVPQGMQVNVGTMAADEAGEAPDPEFRRRIEELAAREDFQDEAGQAELRRLVEEAVSGVRGGEEGQGNGLPPSSRRRVD